CGGTCCCATTTCTTCCGTAGGTTTGGATCGAATTTCCGATTCGATTTCTTTTTTTCGAAGCTTCTCTTTGACCGCGGTCGTATTCGGTTTGGCTCAGATCCTGCTCGTGGTCGCAAGCATTCCTTTTTACAGAATTTTAAATAAAAAAGTATATTAGAATATATTAAAGAAACAAAATTTCGTAGAGTCTGAATTCATCGAGAGGGGGACGTTCTCGTTTTCATTGCGTGTCCGTTTGAGGGAGCGTTTGCCAAATTTTTACGATTTCCTTGTTTGATCTCTTCTATTCGTAAGAATGGAGGATCAAACCTCAGAAGAAAATATCCGCGATGGATCCATGAGTTCGTTCTCAAGGAAACGTTTTGATTGGGCCAGAAGCCAGTGAGTTCTGAGCTGTACATCATCTTCGTGCAACGAGACAAGAGGAAGATTCTTCTTAAAAAACCTCTGAATGAGCATCGAAACAAAATGCTTCTTGTGTTTTACTATGATAGCGGATCAAGAATTTTATACCCAAGCAAAGCCATCATCGGGAAATAAGCGCGGAACGTTTTCGAAACCGTAGGATTTGGTAGTTTAAAAAAGATTCCGTTAAAAAATAAAATTAAGGAAAGGAATAGTAAATTAATAAATACGAATATTCGAAAGAAGGAAACTGTTTTACAAGGGTCTTCGAGCTAATTTTTACATTTACAATTCTAGGTAGATTCTTCTTGCGTTTGGGGAATCGGTCGACTCCGAAGAATTCTTAAAATTGCGCTGAAAATCCGCCGTAGAAAAATCTCGGTCTTGTGGGATTGTAAGCGAGTTCGTATTCGTTCAAAAGATTGTCCACACCGAAGAACAAAGCGAAGTGTTTCTCGAAAAATTTCTGTTCCATTCTTATATTGATGATCGTAAAGGGCTTTCCGTATGTTACGGGCGGGTTTTCGTTCAACTTCACTTCCGTAGGAATAAAATCTTGCCCCGCCGCGGAAAGACTGCTCGTCGAACTGTAAAACGGTCGTTTGTCTAAGTGTTTTCCCCGAAGATTGAATTGAAAACCTCCGGGCGAATTGTAGATAAAATTCGCCGAGACTTGATGAAGCGCCCTTCCTTCCAGCGGACGATCCGTTGTCAGATCTCTCGTATCGGTTTGATTGTAGCCGAGTTCCAGAGTGTAGTGTTTTAGAAAACGATATTGGACTCCGAGTTCTCCACCTCGCGTATATGCTTTCGCGATATTCTGTAATTGAAACTGAGAATATTCCCTTCCCTGATTGGAATCGAACTTATATTGGATCAGATTGATGACGTCGTTTCGATACAAACTCAAGGAGAATGTGAGAAAAGAAAAAGGACTGTATTCGAGATCGGAATTGACCGTGATCGATTTCTCCGGTTTGAGATTCGGATTTCCGTCGACCACGTAACCCACGGCGGGGTTTTCAAAACGAAGATATAATTCTTGGAAGCTCGGAGGACGAAAGCCTCTTCCATAACTCGCCCTCCATACTAAGTTTTGAAGAATGTCATAACGTGCGGCGAGTTTTGGTGTCGTCTGATTTCCGAACTGAGAATCGTCATCGTATCGAACCCCGGGAACGATTCGAATTCTGGGAGAACGGGAAACGGTCCATTCGTTCTGAATGAAGGCGGCTCTTCGTGTACGATAGACAAACCGATTCTGCAAACGATCGGATTCCAACTCGTTCGCAAAGGATTCCACACCTGCGGTAATAAAATGTCTTTCCGCGGCTTCCCAGTCGAGTTGAACGGTTCCTTGCGAAGTCAATTCCGCGTTGAGCTGTTTTACGTCCAGCTCGTCCGAGCCTCTCTGATTGTTATAGTATTTGTTTTCCCATTTCGAAATATTTCCTCGGAAAGAAATTAGATTCTTTCTACCGAATCCGTATTCCAAGGCGCCCGTCGCGAGAAAGTCGTGGGTCTTGTTGTTGCGATCAAAGACCGCTTTGGACTGGGTGACGTCGACTCCGTTTTGATCTCGATGTTGATAGAGGATCCTTGTTTTCGCTTTGAACTTTCCGTCCGGATTGAAGATAAGATTCATGCCCGTGTTCAAATCTTGATACGCGTTTCCGGTCGTCGCTTGAGAATCGGGAACCAAACGATAACCGGGGTTTTTGTTGTAACCGGCGGAAACGTTTCCGCTAACGAGCTCGTTTCGAAAACCCAAATTAGCGGTCGTATTGAATTCTCCTTCGGTATTGAAGTTCTTTCGATTTCCGTTTCCGTAGGTCGTTCTCATCTCATAGCTGAGTTTTTTGTCGCCTTCTTTTGTGATGAGATTGATGACTCCTCCGATCGCATCGGCTCCGTAAAGAGCGGATGACGCGCCCTTTACGATTTCGATTCTTTCCAAGTTCTGGACTTTAAAACGGCTCAGGTCGACTGCGTTGTTGAGTCTTCCCGAAATTCTTTCTCCGTCGATAAGAATCAGGACATACTGTGAATCCATGCCCAACATTCGAACCCGAGATCCTCCGAAAAAGGGAACCACGTCGATTCCCAGTTGAGTTTCTAAAACCTCAGCGGCGTTTCTCGCGCCGCTCGCTTCGATCTTTTTACGAGAGATCACTTCCGTCGCAACGGTAGAATCCTTGAGTCTTCTTTCGCCCCGAGAACCTGTGACGACGATTTGAGAGTCGTCCTGTACGTTTTCCTTTTGAGAATCCGAACTGTTCGTATCGGTTTTCACATTGGTCGTGTTCGGTGAATCTTTCTCAGGAACGGAAGTTTCTTTTTTCGTTTTGTCGTCTTGCGCTTGAAGAGGAAATAAAAAAAGAATTAGGAACAAAAAAGATATTCCACTGTGTTTAAAAAGTTTGCGGATCAAGGACATGATGTGGATCAGTAAGGAATCTGTTTCCATCGAACGGTCGGGTAAGCGGCGGTCCCTTCGGAGCTATAATAGCCGGTGACTTGGAAAAGAAAGTATTGGTTTCCCGTGCTGGATCGTATTACAAAAATCTTATAGTTCGGTTGTAAAAATGCGAGAGTATAGTTGAACCATTTGTTGAGGACGTCGCTTCCCACGTAATTGGTCTGAACTCCACCGGAAGCGAGCTCGGAGACGTTCGTGTCTACTGAAAAATTCGCGTTTGCACAACCCAAAGCCGTCGAAGAACTTACCGAGGCTACGTTAAAATCCGTAAGCACTGGATTGGTCATACAAGCGCCGCCGCTTCCCGAAGGATTCGTCGCGCCGCTGTTCGTCTGAAGTTTGAATCTCTGAAATCCGACATCCCAACCGCCCGCGGAATCGGGAACGGACGCCTGCGCTAAGTTTGCAAAATTAAATTTGATCCACACGTCATACGAAGCCGCTCTCACCTTAGTGGTATAAGAACCGTCTCCGTTGGATTCCGTAGAAAGAATTTTGGAAGTCGCCGCGTCTTCCAATTGTTTTTGGAGAGCCAACAAGGATTGCCTGAAAGCGAGTTCGTTTTCGTCGATGGCAGGATGCTGTCTTGCGCAGGAAACAAAAAGAAGAATCCCGAACCTCAGACAGATTTGTTTCCAAAGAGGTTTGAAGTTCGAGATTCTTTTCATTACAAATACCAAGAAGAGTGTTAGTTCTTAAGGGTGATTTGAAACGTAGTCGTCGGAGGTTCCGCGGTTCTACTCGCCAAATAGAAAACGAAGTAGTAATCTCCGCCTTTGGTCGCGTTGAGCGTGTAGACGTAAGGCCCGTCTCCCGCCGCAGAGCCGTATTGCCCTTCACTCGGAGTCGTATAAGTGGAACGTGTAGAATCATACGCGGAATCCAGTAATGGGCAGGAAGCCGTGTTATAGACAAGAGGGGCGTTGGTGTTTCCAGCCGTTCCTTCGTCAAAGTCCGCTACGTTTCTTCCCCGGAACGTGATCTGATCTCCCGCTTTTACGTTGGAAAATTTGACCGCCGCGATCGAATGATTCACAAAGGGAACCTTTCCGTAGACAAGAGTTTGGACCGAAGTGGTCGCGGTCATTGCCGGAAGACCCGCCACTCTTCCCCCGACGGTTGCAGAGCAATTGTAGCCGTTGGAGGCAAGTCCCAAGAGCAGAAGTGTAGCCGGATCAACGTCCTCTTTGTCGTCTTTCTTACAATGAGCGAGGGAGCCTAGGATAAGGCCGAAAATAACTGTCGTTTTTGCAATCTTTTGGATGGTTTTCATGAATTCTCCTTCTTCCTTTTGGGAACCATTCTCAAAATATGAATATGAGAGTCAAACTCAATATCATTTAAAAAAAGAATCTGAGGAGGAACTGGATCCAATTTGCAATTCCGCGTGACGTGCACTTTCTTTGAGATTTGTGAAGGAGAATAGAATTTGGTTTCTCTTTCTTTGAACCCGGTTCTCAATCGTCTTAGAATGACTCCGAGGAATTTGATTTTTAGCGTTCAATCCATTCTATTTTTGCTCATTCTTACGCTTTCTCTCTCTTGTGCGATTTTAGATAAGAATCCGATTTCCGGAGCGATTCCTGTTTTTTCGAGAGAAGGGAAAATTCTTCGATATTATCCCTATCAGGTTCGTTGGATCGGTTTTGACGAAAGTGAATTTCCGGACACGGCGCGTCTGAGTGAATTTCGAAATTTGGTTTCTCTGGAAATTTTGCATCCGGAGTTCGAAAATTTGGAAGAATTGAGCGCTTTGAAAACGGTCGGATTTTTGAACGTCAACGGGACCAAGGTAAAGGATCTGCGCCCACTTTCCAAACTCCCCCTCCTCCATAGCCTTTATTTGAACGAAACTTCCGTGGATGAAACGGATCTTGCCGGATATTCCGGTGTAGGAGCTCTAACAAAATTGGGTTTGTATAAAACCAAGATCAGGAATCTTTCCTTTATCGGTCAGGAATGTAAACTCAGGCAATTGGATATCCGCGGAACGGAAGTCTCTTCTCTGGAGCCGATCGCGGGGTGTAAGAATCTTCTCGAGCTCAGGATCGGAAACACAAAGATCAAAGAAATTAAGTATATCTACGAAATGACCGACCTTCGTTATCTCGAATGGTCCGGTTTGGATATTTCTAAAGAAGAATTGGACTGGATTCGGATTCAACTTCCTTATCTAAAGCTGGTTCCGATCTATTCCAGTAATTTATAATATTCTTTATTGATTAATAAGATAATGGATTTGATTCTCCGGGGTTCGTATAAAGAAGGATGTCTCCTTTGTTCACAGGAATTCCTTCCGAAGTGACTTGTCCCGTCGTTTCGATCGTTTCCAAGGCTCTTACCGGATAACGTTTTCCGTCTTCTTTTTCTAAAACGATCGAAGCATTTTTACGAACACGGGACAAACGAAGTCCCCAGACTTCGAGAATTTTTCCACCACTTTCCAAAACGAGTGCGCTGATTCGGTTCGGATCGGAAGAGATCGACTTTCTATATTCTCCGGAAGGAGTTCCCGGGATAAAATCCGGTTGGATGAAAATCGAGTTCGGTTTTTTCGATTCCAGTTCGAAAACGAGATGATCACAGTCGTAGGCTCGCACGAGTGCCCAACGATTTCCCGATTCTCTGTTCGTAAAAACTC
The sequence above is a segment of the Leptospira stimsonii genome. Coding sequences within it:
- a CDS encoding TonB-dependent receptor plug domain-containing protein, which codes for METDSLLIHIMSLIRKLFKHSGISFLFLILFLFPLQAQDDKTKKETSVPEKDSPNTTNVKTDTNSSDSQKENVQDDSQIVVTGSRGERRLKDSTVATEVISRKKIEASGARNAAEVLETQLGIDVVPFFGGSRVRMLGMDSQYVLILIDGERISGRLNNAVDLSRFKVQNLERIEIVKGASSALYGADAIGGVINLITKEGDKKLSYEMRTTYGNGNRKNFNTEGEFNTTANLGFRNELVSGNVSAGYNKNPGYRLVPDSQATTGNAYQDLNTGMNLIFNPDGKFKAKTRILYQHRDQNGVDVTQSKAVFDRNNKTHDFLATGALEYGFGRKNLISFRGNISKWENKYYNNQRGSDELDVKQLNAELTSQGTVQLDWEAAERHFITAGVESFANELESDRLQNRFVYRTRRAAFIQNEWTVSRSPRIRIVPGVRYDDDSQFGNQTTPKLAARYDILQNLVWRASYGRGFRPPSFQELYLRFENPAVGYVVDGNPNLKPEKSITVNSDLEYSPFSFLTFSLSLYRNDVINLIQYKFDSNQGREYSQFQLQNIAKAYTRGGELGVQYRFLKHYTLELGYNQTDTRDLTTDRPLEGRALHQVSANFIYNSPGGFQFNLRGKHLDKRPFYSSTSSLSAAGQDFIPTEVKLNENPPVTYGKPFTIINIRMEQKFFEKHFALFFGVDNLLNEYELAYNPTRPRFFYGGFSAQF
- a CDS encoding HmuY family protein yields the protein MKRISNFKPLWKQICLRFGILLFVSCARQHPAIDENELAFRQSLLALQKQLEDAATSKILSTESNGDGSYTTKVRAASYDVWIKFNFANLAQASVPDSAGGWDVGFQRFKLQTNSGATNPSGSGGACMTNPVLTDFNVASVSSSTALGCANANFSVDTNVSELASGGVQTNYVGSDVLNKWFNYTLAFLQPNYKIFVIRSSTGNQYFLFQVTGYYSSEGTAAYPTVRWKQIPY
- a CDS encoding LIC20153 family lipoprotein, encoding MKTIQKIAKTTVIFGLILGSLAHCKKDDKEDVDPATLLLLGLASNGYNCSATVGGRVAGLPAMTATTSVQTLVYGKVPFVNHSIAAVKFSNVKAGDQITFRGRNVADFDEGTAGNTNAPLVYNTASCPLLDSAYDSTRSTYTTPSEGQYGSAAGDGPYVYTLNATKGGDYYFVFYLASRTAEPPTTTFQITLKN
- a CDS encoding leucine-rich repeat domain-containing protein, with translation MVSLSLNPVLNRLRMTPRNLIFSVQSILFLLILTLSLSCAILDKNPISGAIPVFSREGKILRYYPYQVRWIGFDESEFPDTARLSEFRNLVSLEILHPEFENLEELSALKTVGFLNVNGTKVKDLRPLSKLPLLHSLYLNETSVDETDLAGYSGVGALTKLGLYKTKIRNLSFIGQECKLRQLDIRGTEVSSLEPIAGCKNLLELRIGNTKIKEIKYIYEMTDLRYLEWSGLDISKEELDWIRIQLPYLKLVPIYSSNL